In Vicia villosa cultivar HV-30 ecotype Madison, WI unplaced genomic scaffold, Vvil1.0 ctg.000077F_1_1, whole genome shotgun sequence, a single window of DNA contains:
- the LOC131623702 gene encoding uncharacterized protein LOC131623702 produces MDESVFGIEFKSHITIDDLQEIFDQDQLGVSNMQSYIRLLYDRVLRGTALSNRFRFVSSAHCSGMEIVSDPESVRQRLVDRFMSTGNTECLHLWAYNTRPVGAHWLLLAINPIREVVYYLNSVKGEWTNYPAMKEIVDLSIQVFRSQRDAQVSRTKSNNITWIEVQCPIQRNSSDCGYFVLRFMKEIIQANQLEIPPTYLDEFRAAGYSKLKLEEIKEELCQFYIKQFFMQI; encoded by the exons atggatgaaagtgtcttcggtattgagttcaagtcacatattacaattgacgacttgcaagagatttttgaccaggatcaactaggcgtcagtaatatgcaatcatacatccg gttgttgtatgacagagtgttgcgcgggactgcattgtctaacagattccggttcgtgtcttccgcccattgcagcggaatggaaattgtttcggatccggaatctgttagacagcgcttagtcgatagattcatgtccaccggcaatacagaatgtctgcatctttgggcgtataatacccgaccagtagg agcacactggttgctgcttgctatcaacccgataagggaagtcgtgtattatctgaattcggtaaagggtgaatggaccaattatccggccatgaaggaaatcgttgattt atcaatacaagtattccgtagtcaacgggacgcacaggtatcccggactaaatcaaacaacatcacctggatcgaagtgcag tgtccgatacagcgtaacagttcagactgcggatactttgtattgaggtttatgaaagaaatcattcaggcgaatcaattagagattcctcccacg taccttgacgaattccgtgctgctgggtactcgaagctaaagttagaagaaatcaaagaggaattgtgtcaattttatattaagcaatttttcatgcagatttga